Proteins co-encoded in one Arachis hypogaea cultivar Tifrunner chromosome 13, arahy.Tifrunner.gnm2.J5K5, whole genome shotgun sequence genomic window:
- the LOC112737692 gene encoding protein TPX2, translated as MAAAASEKTGSSNISGGGGSTMIMIDETYEFSAPRFFDFINGETEEDERRAQLWFDTALSYAPSPFMPKIKVGRSITVDTLCDFSEADKIDTTSENVEETFQETIKQPQSMTTEIKEDDAPCSEVKEENNTTTSHVVPADTERSEDVCKGISSPGDGSAEVGKDACTPKPTLQKRLTTTTSKKQETARMIGTSKKPQLQSSSMKTSTTGTPHLAQENQAIKRQKLEGGKSRQILNVKHQNLPHKSKLGLLTTSNANISSSTSKTNKEDRKVYVRETPKTAPVPFISTAEILKRFQSSTRDLSLPSALSNTKPKLTLTRPKEPEFETTQRVRPTRVKSSAELEEELMAKMPKFKARPLNKKILQTSSLPPIPRSTPHPPEFKEFHLETMARAHQNVDSASVASTELSQKDNSWKPHHLTEPKTPVLQTSLRARPPKVKSSMELEQEELEKAPKFKARPLNKKIFESKGDIGIFCNAKKNVTEPQEFNFATNERIPPPAAVADLFDKLSLKSSESARSHNPLPRNTTPNPFHLRTEERGTEKEKRLLVELLTKQWEEERARVPKANPYPYTTDYPVIPPKPEPKQCTKPEPFQLESLVRHEEEMQKEMEERLRTEKEEAEMRTFKAQPILNEDPIPVPEKVRKPLTQVQQFNLHVEHRAVDRAQFDERIKEKEMMYKRYREESEAARMIEEEKALKQLRRTMVPHARPIPKFDHPFCPQKSTKDTTKPKSPNLRVLHRKERRKVFNGTVVSSPASNMR; from the exons ATGGCAGCGGCGGCGTCGGAGAAAACTGGAAGTAGTAACATCAGTGGTGGCGGCGGCTCCACGATGATCATGATCGATGAGACCTACGAGTTCTCGGCGCCGAGGTTCTTTGATTTCATCAATGGGGAAACCGAGGAGGACGAGCGCAGGGCTCAGCTATGGTTCGATACTGCACTCTCCTACGCACCTTCAC CATTCATGCCAAAAATCAAGGTTGGTAGATCTATCACGGTAGATACCTTGTGTGATTTTAGTGAAGCTGACAAAATAGACACG ACATCCGAAAATGTTGAGGAGACTTTTCAGGAAACAATTAAACAGCCACAGAGCATGACTACTGAAATAAAGGAAGATGATGCACCTTGCAGTGAAGTCAAAGAAGAAAACAACACAACTACTTCTCATGTG GTTCCTGCTGATACGGAAAGAAGTGAAGATGTTTGCAAAGGGATTTCATCACCTGGAGATGGGTCTGCTGAAGTAGGAAAAGATGCTTGCACTCCCAAACCAACATTGCAGAAAAGATTGACAACCACCACCTCCAAGAAGCAAGAGACGGCTAGAATGATAGGCACCAGTAAAAAACCACAGTTACAgtcatcatccatgaaaaccaGCACTACTGGGACTCCCCATTTGGCCCAAGAGAATCAAGCTATTAAAAGGCAAAAATTGGAAGGAGGAAAGAGTAGACAG ATTCTGAATGTCAAACATCAGAATTTGCCTCATAAGTCTAAATTGGGTTTATTAACCACTAGCAATGCCAACATCTCTTCAAGTACTAGCAAGACTAACAAAGAAGACAGAAAG GTTTATGTTCGTGAAACACCAAAAACAGCACCTGTACCATTTATATCAACAGCAGAAATACTTAAAAGATTTCAGTCCAGTACCAGAGACCTGTCATTGCCCAGTGCTCTTTCTAAT ACGAAACCGAAACTAACATTGACCAGACCAAAAGAACCTGAATTTGAGACAACTCAAAGGGTTCGCCCAACTAGGGTGAAGAGTAGTGCTGAACTTGAGGAAGAATTGATGGCTAAAATGCCAAAGTTTAAGGCTCGTCCACTGAATAAGAAG ATTTTGCAGACTTCAAGTTTGCCTCCAATACCAAGAAGTACACCCCATCCTCCAGAGTTTAAG gAGTTTCATTTGGAAACAATGGCCAGGGCCCATCAGAATGTAGATTCAGCATCAGTCGCTTCAACAGAGCTATCTCAGAAG GATAATTCATGGAAGCCTCATCATCTTACAGAACCTAAAACACCTGTACTTCAAACATCACTGAGGGCCCGCCCACCCAAGGTGAAGAGCTCCATGGAATTAGAGCAAGAGGAGCTTGAGAAAGCCCCCAAATTCAAGGCAAGGCCGCTAAATAAGAAG ATTTTTGAAAGTAAAGGGGACATTGGCATATTCTGCAATGCAAAGAAGAATGTTACCGAGCCTCAAGAATTTAACTTCGCAACAAATGAGAGGATCCCACCACCTGCTGCTGTGGCAGATTTGTTTGACAAG CTGTCTTTGAAGTCATCTGAATCTGCACGGAGCCATAATCCTCTTCCAAGAAACACAACTCCAAATCCATTTCATCTCCGGACCGAG GAAAGAGGcactgaaaaagaaaagagattgTTGGTAGAACTTCTAACAAAACAGTGGGAGGAGGAAAGAGCGAGGGTTCCCAAGGCTAATCCATATCCTTATACCACTGACTACCCTGTG ATTCCGCCAAAACCAGAACCCAAGCAATGCACAAAACCAGAACCATTCCAACTGGAGAGCCTAGTGAGACATGAGGAAGAAATGCAgaaggaaatggaagaaagacTAAGAACGGAGAAAGAAGAGGCCGAGATGAGAACATTCAAGGCACAGCCAATCTTAAATGA GGACCCAATCCCAGTTCCAGAAAAGGTTCGGAAACCCCTTACACAAGTTCAACAGTTTAATTTACACGTGGAACATCGTGCTGTGGATCGAGCACAATTTGATGAAAGG attaaggagaaagaaatGATGTACAAACGATACAGAGAAGAAAGTGAAGCAGCAAGAATG ATAGAGGAAGAGAAGGCTCTGAAACAGTTGAGAAGGACAATGGTTCCTCATGCTAGACCTATTCCTAAATTTGATCATCCATTTTGTCCCCAAAA GTCTACCAAAGACACAACAAAACCTAAGTCACCAAATTTGCGGGTACTCCATAGAAAGGAGAGGAGGAAGGTATTCAATGGAACTGTAGTTTCAAGTCCTGCCTCCAACATGAGATGA